One window of Triticum dicoccoides isolate Atlit2015 ecotype Zavitan chromosome 5A, WEW_v2.0, whole genome shotgun sequence genomic DNA carries:
- the LOC119298773 gene encoding E3 ubiquitin-protein ligase RNF5-like, producing MAANVGESTSGSSSVAGDGGGSFECNICFELPQEPIVTLCGHLFCWPCLYKWLHIHSHSPECPVCKAVVEEDKLVPLYGRGKDRVDPRSKGVPSGAEIPNRPTGQRPATAPQADPNNHFPNANPNPWFMGGGGVPLANARWGNYTFSAAFGGLFPLLSFQVHGFPDATAYGQPAGFPYGYGHGHGHGHGHAFHGGNAHAAAPRHAPPGQQQQQADVYLKALLILVGFLVIASLITF from the coding sequence ATGGCGGCCAACGTGGGGGAGTCCACGAGCGGGAGCAGCAGCGTGGCCGGCGACGGCGGGGGCAGCTTCGAGTGCAACATATGCTTCGAGCTGCCGCAGGAGCCCATCGTCACGCTCTGCGGCCACCTCTTCTGCTGGCCCTGCCTCTACAAGTGGCTGCACATCCACTCGCACTCCCCCGAGTGCCCCGTCTGCAAGGCCGTCGTCGAGGAGGACAAGCTCGTCCCGCTCTATGGCCGCGGCAAGGACCGCGTCGACCCCAGGTCCAAGGGCGTGCCGTCCGGGGCCGAGATCCCCAACCGGCCGACCGGGCAGCGGCCTGCCACCGCCCCGCAGGCCGACCCCAACAACCACTTCCCCAACGCCAACCCTAACCCCTGGTTCATGGGTGGAGGGGGCGTCCCTTTGGCCAACGCGCGGTGGGGGAACTACACCTTCTCGGCCGCGTTTGGCGGCCTGTTCCCGCTGCTGAGCTTCCAGGTACATGGATTCCCGGACGCGACCGCGTACGGGCAGCCTGCCGGGTTTCCCTATGGGTACGGACATGGACATGGCCACGGCCACGGGCATGCTTTCCATGGTGGGAacgcccacgccgccgcccccCGGCACGCGCCGccagggcagcagcagcagcaggcggaCGTGTACCTCAAGGCGCTGCTCATCCTGGTCGGCTTCCTCGTGATCGCAAGCCTCATCACATTCTAG
- the LOC119298774 gene encoding uncharacterized protein LOC119298774 — MLRSFPQARRLLKRLGFEKGDAYFFKQMGKGMLCTYALFGAAWFWNETSPLGWWTLKPRPKEEKEMAHLYERREFPYPGDEEAVEEFIKSGGALGTTIGPKGFADANMDSDNMQKQLQSKKFDQEARKLWFRMRNEVVQELQEKGFDVE, encoded by the exons ATGCTGCGCAGCTTCCCCCAGGCCCGTCGGCTTCTGAA GAGGCTGGGTTTTGAGAAGGGGGACGCCTACTTCTTTAAGCAGATGGGCAAGGGCATGCTATGCACATATGCGCTTTTTGGCGCCGCGTGGTTCTGGAATGAGACATCACCGCTTGGCTGGTGGACGCTCAAGCCACGGCCCAAG GAAGAGAAGGAGATGGCGCATCTGTACGAGCGCAGGGAGTTCCCGTAcccgggcgacgaggaggcggtggaggagttcATAAAGAGCGGGGGCGCCCTGGGCACGACGATCGGGCCCAAGGGGTTCGCGGACGCCAACATGGACTCGGACAACATGCAGAAGCAGCTGCAGTCGAAGAAGTTTGACCAGGAGGCGCGCAAGCTGTGGTTCCGGATGCGCAACGAGGTGGTGCAGGAGCTCCAGGAGAAGGGGTTCGACGTCGAATGA